The genomic interval AAAAGGCAACAGAAAGGAAAGTAGATATTAGTATAGTGAAGTAGAAAAGTAGAGAGATTAATACAGCCTGGAAGTCATGTAAAACAGAGAATAACTATAGTAAAGTAATAAAGCAAAGTTACAGATTGGAATAGAAAAGGCAACAGAAAGGAAAGTAGATATTAGTATAGTGAAGTAGAAAGGTAGAGAGATTATTACAGCCTGGAAGTCATGTAAAACAGAGAATAACTATAGTAAAGTAATAAAGCAAAGTTACAGATTGGAATAGAAAAGGCAACGGAAAGCAAGGTATAGATTAGTTTAGTGAAGTAGAAAAGTAGAGAGATTAATACAGCCTGGAAGTCATGTAAAACAGAGAATAACTATAGTAAAGTAATAAAGCAAAGTTACAGATTGGAATAGAAAAGGCAACAGAAAGGAAAGTAGATATTAGTATAGTGAAGTAGAAAGGTAGAGAGATTATTACAGCCTGGAAGTCATGTAAAACAGAGAATAACTATAGTAAAGTAATAAAGCAAAGTTACAGATTGGAATAGAAAAGGCAACGGAAAGCAAGGTATAGATTAGTTTAGTGAAGTAGAAAAGTAGAGAGATTATTACTGCTTGGAAGCAATGGAAAACAGGGAATTACTATAGTAAAGTAATAAAACAAAGTTACAGATTGGAACAGAACAGGCAAGAGAAAGGAAAGTATAGATTAGCATAGTGACATAGAAAAGTAGAGAGATTAATACAGCCTGGAAGCAAtggaaaacataaaataattataGTAAAGTAATAAAACGAAGTTACTGATTTTCAGTATTTGTGCTGCTACTGGTTTTTATAAACACCAGCTTCTACATAAAAGACACACTATTACAACATTTCAAAGCCATTGCagaacatttttcagttttgacAATTGCATTAAGGACGTGAGTGATTAGAGAAAAGTTGCTGAACAGGAAATAACAGAAGCAGAGCAGAGGTGAAAATATAATACAGCAGAAAGCGTACAGCCTGATTAACgcattggggggagggggggtgagagagagagaggggggggggggagtgacacACGCTCTGAAGATCTAAGATCTAACAGAGCTGTAAATAGCAATCATACAAACCAGCAGAGAAAAATATGATTAGAATATagataaggaaaaaaaaatagtgacAGTGAGGTACTGCAGAGGAGGTGTTTTGTGAGAAAAACACCTGACACTGTTATGATTTCACAAGAGAAATGGCAGGGAGGTGAAACAGAGAAACACTCCAAGGAAGTGACTGAAAAGCACAAAGGAAACAGGAAAAGTTCAAAGTGGAATGGAGACCTCACAGTTCAGGGACCATACCGTCACTTTATGTACTTACTGTATTATAGAACGTAATAATGACCATTTTGTCATGACTATTCAGAGTCTTATACACTAGACCAGCAATTAATCACTTTTGAAGGAGCtttttatgtattatatatgCTGTTTTATATGTGTTTAATGTTAGGCTTTTAACATTGAAGGCATTGTCAATGTCTCATGTGTATGGTGGCCTACAGAGGACAAACAGGGCCATGGTTAATgttgaataataataacacgCAGCAGGAGTAACAGAATGATTCAGAAGCATTTAGTGAGAGGTCATACAGCACAAAGAGGtcacaacaaaaccaaactgGAGAGAAAGACAGGAAAATACAGAGCAGAAAGAAGGGAtgcacaaaaacacagaaaggGACGAGTGTAAGAAAACAGAGAAATCAGAGGTTTATTGACTTAAAAGCTAGAGAATGTTACATAGAAcagaaaagagagagagtgaaagatGGCCATACAGTTACTTTTGGAAGGAAGGCCTGAAACAGGAAGTATAAAAAGAAGATAATAACAGAACAGCAGAAGAGAAGCAAAAGAGTGCCATTGGATGGGAATCAGGAAAGTCAGATGGGAATAACCATACTGTGCTTTCTCTTAATTTAGGACATAACCAGAGAAAGGACTCACGTAACCAAAACATAAAATGAGAGGTAGTTTTTATGGCGCGATTAGAGTAGGAGCAGCAGACATTATCATCTTGAGAAAAGTATTTCTGTGAGTCATTTACCATCAACACTGCACTTGTCGTTACTTCATTTCATCCTGTACTTTTGGTGAACGCTCACTATTTACACACTGTCCTGTttgctcacacacgcacacacgcacacatacacactccaGACACTACATTTAGGACTCTAGCTTTGTCAGGTCTCCTAGCTCTGCAGATATTATTGCACACTCAGTAAAATTAAACACAGTCAAATTTAAAACATCGTCATATCCATAGAATAAGTAGGTTCAGTAGATACCCATGTCCATTTGTGTGCCTGTATGGTACAGCACGCATATAAAATGTCACACTGTCCCACTGCATAGTTCCTGCTATTACAAAAATAACCCACAGACTGCAGCAGCCCTGACTTACACCTCTAGGTGCAAAAGAGCTCCTCATTTGTTGCAGCACTTGAGGTTTCAAAACCAAAGTTGACTATCAAAAAAAAGtttatataaacattttaagTCACCCCTTTTCCACAAATCTCTACTTAAATAAATATTCGACTACTCAGCTACATTATATACAGGCAGTGTTAACGTCCTTACGGGCAGTATGTCAAACGTGAAGTGAAACATTCCTCAGCTTGCCGTCAGAGCCCGTCTTCTGATGTGTTGGGACCGGatggacaggaagtgacatcacagtGGGATCTCCAGGGGCTCAGTATGGTGTGAAGCGGTTGTATCCTCCTCTATACAAGCTTGCCTGTTCATACAGAATAAATTCATCTTAAAACTAAGTTGTATTTGTTATCTATAACATAGGGTAATGAGTCAGCCATCCGAGAAAGATGATTGTCAATTATTTTATCTAAAGCAGGAAgagctatttttttttgcaatgccATATGAGTGTGAGCTGTATTTAAGATGTCCAATCACAGATTAGGAGCCCATATACTGTAAAACAGATTTATGGGTGGAGTGGCTCTACAATTCTGTGGCCATAGTTACAGGCTGGAATCTCATGGCACGCAGAGTAACTGttgatttttatatttcatatgtACAATTTGTATAGTCAGTGcaattgtatattttgtaatatattcTTTTATGACTTTTATGATATTATAAACCCAGTGGTTTTCTCACCATTGTTCCCACTCCATATGTAGCTGTGGGCCCCACAGTATGATGGTATGGATCAGCGGCGGTAGCGTAAACTCTACCATAACTGGGAGAACATTTTCCATGCAAAAAACAAGAAGAAAGATGATCACAGGAGCTGCAGCACATCTTCAGGGAGAACACACCTCCTGTGAGGCATTTCTCTTGTTGTCCAAACGTTTGCTGTCTTCTTACCCATCACTGTAGGTGGCTGTGGCTGCAGAGGCTGATTGAGCTACACGGTATGCAGCTGGATAACCTCCCTGTGGACGATGACACGAGGACGGCGATGAAGCAGCCAAATCACACGCAGCACTGTCTCATTCAAAGAGCACGTCAGTGTCTCCCATTCAGAACGTTTGGTCATGATCAAAACTTTAGAAACCAAACTGCTATTACTGCACATTCATAATATTGTAATCAAAATTTATTACTGCACCTTCTGGTCAATTCAGGTCATTGCCCATTTGTGCAACTATATTCATTACCtatttttaaactgtatttttaatTGTCTTTTAGGTGTATGTTTTATGCCTATTTTTCAGTATATAATGCTTACATTTTCAGATTGTCAGTGTTTAAATGtctttaacatttacattctgTTTATTACTATCTCCTGCATCATGCTCAACGAGATCATAAATTCATCTctgtgtattaattaataaattaataatattaataacaaattaataataaattgcCCACCAGGGTGACATGTAAATAAAAGGACTTACGTATACTTCTGCTCCATATAGACCATCTTGATACACCACCCTAAAAGCATGCATAGAAACTCTGGTTAGCGGAAAACTCAGAAAAAGGAAACTCGTTGCATTTTACTGGTCTTCATACGGTGGACTGATGTGTGGATAATGTGTTAAGGTGATTCAGAGGCACTGGATGGCACTTTGGCTGAGTGGGCGGACTGTTGCCTCACATatctgtgtttgaatcccaccttcactctgagtgtgtggagtttgcacagttTTCCCATCAAACAAGTTTCCTTTGGGTACTTTACTGCCCTCCCCAAGGAcagaaacatgcagttaggctaatcgGGGGGCCCTGAAGTGACTGTTTGTAAGTCAAGCTCCTGATTGGATGGATGTGCTTTTGCAGCATGGGGCCCCCAAGGTTTAGAATCCTGACCAGGATAGATGGTTAGAAGATAGAGGGTTAGATGGAAGAGTATGTACTCCATCTTCTGCATACGTATTAGTGCTGGGGGGAGCTTACCCAGGGTAGGCGGGGACAGCGGTGGGCGTGGCAGCTGCTGCAGAGCGAATGGTATTGTAGACCGcacgcccccgcccccgcagAGCAGATCCTCTGTATGCCAAGGTGGGCGTGGCCACGGGATATGGGAAACTGGCCACTGGGCACAGAAAGAGGCCAACATCACAGGAGTTATCTGACTGAAAACATCAGCAGATGCACCAGATAAAGCAGCGGCAAAGGCGCTCACCGGTGTACAATTCCGGGGCATACATTGCTCCCATCACTGGATTGATCTTCCATCCAGCAGCTGCAAGGAGAGATCAGATGCGAACTGTATAAAAAGTGTAGAGCCGAGGAGAGGGCCCTGAGGTACCTCTAACAAAAGTGAACAAAATAGAGCCTCACCATTGACCAGTGGAGTCTGTGGCTTCTTAGTGACCACTCTAGCTGTGGCATTATTTACCTgcaataacaataacagacatcctCCGTGATATTGGACATTAGGAAGGTAATTATAGGTCATCAAAGAGGAAGATATAAGATCGCAGTCTGCCTTACCTCTATTTTCCTTCCTTCAACAATTGTCCCATTCAGTTTCTCCCTTGCTCTGTCTGCTTCCATCGCGTTTTCGAAGGTCACAAAGCCAAAGCCCTGAGCACAGGATGATCGACAGCAAGCTCACACCACTAAGCAAACATACCCCATAAAGAGTCATCCCTCAATTATTCTCTTCCTACCTTTGAGCCACGCTCATTGAAGATTATTTCCACGTCCAAAATCTTGCCAAATTGCTGAAACACAACAATTTAGTACCTTTAATGACCAAAATCCATGACCCAGATCAGGataaaaggatggatggatggatggatggatggatgggtggatggatggatggatggatgatagtaCAATGTTTATTCAGAATCATTTTTCATCAATTCCTTTTCATCatcattttataaatatatcgAACATAAATCATGTTGTGTAATTTTGCATAGACGTATGTGCTTTTGTTTACTCACGCCGAACATCTGCCGGAGGTCAGGATCCCGGAATCTAAATGGGATATTTGAGACATGAAGCCTTTTTGGCTGAGCTTTTCCAGAGCCTTCGTCCTCTGCGCCGCCCCCTGCCCCACCTCCCGATGACACAGAGACACTGAGAGCCTGTGGGTCAGAGGTCACGGGGGCTAAGGGGTCATCCTGGGGTCACAGGAGAGGGAAGCAGGCAAGGAGGCGGAGAGGAAGGAACAGGAGGAAACATTTGATGAAGAAGAGGACAGAGATGCAGCAGAGTAAAGAGAGAGAAGAAGAGATAGAAATAAAGAAGTTACAgtggagaaaaagaaaaaaactgttaaTACTTTTGCAACATGACATTATATATATCCAAATAAAAAGTATTTAAGTATTATTGGTCTCTATCAGGGGTGgtgaacctgttccatggagggctggtgtgggtgcgggtttttgggatgacctctcaatcagccaataacagtgagtccccaggactggatttaAGAACCACTgatttattattggctgattttAGAGGTCATCCCAAATACCCGCACCCTCAGTGGCTCTCCGTAGAACAAGTTCACCACCATTGATCACTATTAAaccacattgtgtgtgtgtattatcaTTCATGTTCTATTTTTTATCAGTCAATAAGAATGTGGTTTCAAATCCTATTAAAACAACAACATCACTTTTCCAGATCAAGTGTCAAGGCTACTGAACAAGTAAGCATTCCCCATCCAGTGTGCCTACTCAAGCAGCTATGAGGAAGTGTGAACAAATCTTCGTTTTTAGTGAGGTGGCTGAATACATGCCCGTTAGACAAGGAAACGCCAGTACCGTATATTCACCTGCTATTGTGGAAATGAGAGCAGTCAGCGAGTTGAATCAAACAGCTTCAACTCAGAAAGTTTTAGCAGTAGaacagagaggcagagaggcagTTAATACGTACTGCATCTCAATGATTGTATTCTTAGCAGGTCGGAAATCCACATTTAAAATGCCATACGTACAGTATGAACTAAGACGCTGCTCTTTGACATCAGTGAAATGCCCTcatgcaaacaaaacaaaaggaggaATGTGCGTCAAAGCCAAGACATCCaccatcccacaatgcaccacgatgccagtgtgtgtgtgacaacctaacacaaccAAACTGTTACAACccgcaaaaacaaaaacaaaaaaaatggaggAGAAAATTATTTAATCAAAAACAGCTTGAGCAATAGAAAAGAGAGGGGAGTAAGAGAGTGGAGTGCAATTTAAAGGCAAAATGGAATATAAGAGAAAACGaaaatggaaaatgtttaaaaacctaCAAATTTATAGAAGTAGGTTCGGGAGAGTAAGAAaaaagaaaggaggagagatTAATGTGGATCAACGAAAAGAACTAATGCAGAAAGATTCTAAGGAATTAGCAATAGATGGAGATTGAAAGCAAATAAGGGACAGAGTTTGCAGAGGTCTGCAGAAAAGCAGTGACAAAAAAACGAAAAGCTAGGAGAACGGAAGGCCACACAGGCAGCAGTTTGTGCCAAAAGCTCGGGGTGGCAGGGAGGGGGATGAAAGGTGTTCAGATATCAGTCTGGGGTCACGGTGCTGCTTTTTTGCCAGAGGTTAAAGGTCATTACCCAAGATTCCAAAGGGGCATTTATTATTAGGAGGGAAGACACAGGGGGAAGACAGACCCATTCATAGCTTAATACAGAGTCATACAAGCACACAGCTCTGCACTGGCTCTCCATATCTAATTTAGAGCCTAGAGCAGCAAATCTCAGGTAAAACATCCACATGTTCATTCTGGCACATGACATTCAAACAGTGGGGTCacagggggggcggggttgaGTCGGGTGATGGTGTCATGTCACGATGCAAAATGTTTTCTGAACCTGAGCGATATTTCGGAGTGGGAGGGGTCATCCGGTCCgcctaccccccccaccccccctcctggGCGACGTCTCAAATTCCGAATATCAGGATCATGTAACACAGGGGGCTCTAGCAATGGAATATATAAATGTTGCCATAAAACACCTTCAATATGGAAAAACAAAGACGTAACTGTTGGTTATATTAGCTGAATTCACAGGCGGCTTGATTTTGTTGAGATTCTGCACTGCAGTTGGGTAAATGCTCTCTTAGACttaatatgggtgttataaacTTGACAGCAtgatatatacgtatatatatagACGCTTCCCAGGTTACCATGGGGTTACATTCCAATAAGGCAAAATATTGTAAGGTGAAAATGCATATTTAAtgcagtacacctaacctaataAACATTACAGCCTAGCCTACCCTACATGCTTAAAACAtgtacattagcctacagttgggcaaaatcataaacacaaagcctgttttataataaagtgttgaatattgtaatttattgaataatgtactgaaggTGAGAAACAGAATGAAATTGGAATACCCATCGTGAAGTTGAAATATCCATAACATATCCATCGTAACCCAGGGAGCATCTGCATATATATCACCatcatttataaaaacaaaatatatcagAAACTATATACATCTCACAGGATAGCAAATTCTCTGTTTGAGAACCTTACAAAGACTGCATACATTTAATAATGATACACTCTCTCAGTCAGTCACCTTCACATCGACTCCTCTTCCATATGCATCCTTCATTTGGCCCTGACCTGTCCCTGTCCTAAACCTGGTATTTGGACATGTGCACACGTGTTGACACTTATTGGGATTACCTGTTCTATTTCAGGAGACAGTGGATATCTCTGaaagacacccccccaccccccacatttCCTTACATGGCTGCAGTGCTGGAGGTGAGCGTGTAAATAGCCTACATTTAGGGCAGCTGCCTGCAACCTCCTCTCATCTAACACTGACATGACTGACTGACGCATAGAACACCCACTTTCTGTCCGTAGCCTATGGAATTTGGCCCGAAATAGTTTGCCAAAAACACACTTCTCTCTTATGATGTGAAATGACCTCCTTTGTACACCAATGCAACTTTTAATTTCCAGTCAAAATTGAGGAATGGTCTCTTGTTGACACAAGCTAGGTTGGCTTTTGAgagtattttgttttttaaaaaagattagCATtgataagcaaaaaaaaatatttgtcacAATCAGATGGGCCAAGATAAggtaagtcttgctttcctctgtactttcacttaaCAGGAAATCCCTTTCCTTTGCATCTGTCCATCACTTTCATGCTACTAACATATCATTTTCCCACTACACACAGCTCTCAgttacacaccccccccccccccccagctcagaaagtaagcccctcccccccttacCGTGCCGCTTGCCGCTAAGGTTTCCGCTCCCTCGTGCTGGGAGCTTTGATAAACCCTCAGCTGGTGATGATCCTGGTACTCTGAACCTGGATGGGCAGGACTAAAATCCAGAGGTGGAAGTCTGCTGGCAGGAGTGGGTGGGGCTTGTCCAGGGGGTGGgtaggaggggggtggggcatagacttgggggagggaggggtccCCGCTGCCAGGCCCAGCCTCCTGACCCGGGGCACCCTGTTAGTAGAGAAAACCCAAAGAAATTAGTAGAAATGCCTGGGGATGTGAACACAGCGCTacattttgctttttatttttcaaaacgtCACTATGTTGCTATCAAGATAACAGGACAGAAATATTTTAGTGTTTTATAACATAATTCTACATATACGATGGTTTTAGACATTCTGCAGTTATAATAAGCCATGGACTTTTTGATCAGAGGCATGAGTCAGACAGCAAAGAAAGGCTAATAGATAGAGAATAATCTACGCCTATTCTGAGATGGACTGTAATTATCCAAGTGTTTGCCAACTTTCAAAATACAGCTGTAGTTACAGAAGTTATATATGCATCACAGCAGTCCTGACATGCTGAACATTAATAAATTCAGACAAAAAAGATGctaaaagaacaaaaacaacaataatatttaACAAGCCATAATTAACAAGATACAAGGTTGTTAATTGACCAGTGTACATACAAGCAAACACAGAGAAGCACTCTCAATTATTCAGGAATGGATCTTACCCCCTCACTGCATTCCAAGGAGTATGACTCACGGAGAAAGAACAGCCTCATATTTAATGTCACACAAATTCCCGCCCACAAACACAGAAGTTGCCCCCATTAGCCAATAGGAATGCAAGGCAAACCCCCTGTGGCTTAGTATGTGAGAAGGTCTGGCCAGCTGGAATCATCTGTCCATATCAATCATGTTGCTCAGAAGACTCCCTACCATTTTTATAAAGCTGCTTTTTGATCATTTtgtgtaaaaatgaaaatactaCTTCACAAATATGTAATATGCATAAATACAAACAGAGTGACATTAATACTATACCCTACTCACAAAATCCTTATCTTCTGAAGTTCCAAAACCTATATTTTAAACATCAACTGACTGAAGACCTCTTTCATTGCAAACTACAGTATTTATCCTGAAATGTCAATAACAAAAAGGGAAGTTCCACCTGTGATGGAAAATAGAACTTTTGTATCAATAATAACAGCGAACTTAGCAACGCTGATATGTACTATATATCCTATTATAttcttctatccatccatccatccattttctgtacacacTTCTCCTATGCAGGTATGCAGGTATATATAATTATTGAGAGTATCTTTACCCATTTGTCTATGCACtctggttaattaattaattacattcaCCTGTAGAAAACTGgccatatttttaaaacattgcCCATTTTAAGGCTTTGCAATGCATGGCCCTTCCATTGGCCTCTGGAATATGTACAAATTGACAGACTAATCTTCAGGCTTGTGAAGACTCCACGTCTCACACTCCAATTTATCAGCCTGCAGACTCTTTTAGCAACTGGTGAGATAAGCTACATTAACCGAGGGTGTCTGCAGTGGGAGAAGCTGAAGGATGAATTGGTTACACATTCCCACAAGCACAGGTGGCCCCTCTTATCCTGGAAAGTCCTTTGGTTGGACACTAAGTTTGGATGGCCCTTGACAGGTGGAGGTCTTTGGCTGCTGCTCGGGAGGGGGGATCATCTGCTGTGGGAAATTCATTCACAGCTGTGCCTTTGACCGGAGCGAGCAGGAATAGCCAGTGTCACGGGACGGGATGGAGACCAGCGCAGATCTCAATGTTAAAGTCACAAGGACGCAGTCAGAATGAATCGGCCCAAGATACAATGATGTCAGTAAAGGTGAAAGTCACAAAGGAATCATTGCTGATATTCTTCACATTACAGCCAGCATTACCCCAGTGATAATGTCATTTGCTATTCCTGTCAGTGTTTAAACAGTACACACAGTGTTATCTGAAAGCCAAAAATAAGCACATTCCTAAAAGTAAACCCAAAACGCTATCACTGTATTTCGATAAATGATGTTAAATATAGCGCCTAAATCAGACGGCTAATCCGCATTTTTGGAgcttgttctgtttttatttttggtgCGTGAGCCACGTTTTAAAAAGCTTCATTTGTGAGAACTGTAACAAGCACCTGTAACGGCTGCTCAATGCTTGTCTGAAATGTCTCCCATCCACTCAGTATCATCATGCTTCAAAGTCATTCTCTACTGATCGGTTCCCTTCCTGTGCTCCCTGTATTGAGTCCCCCACTGCAATCCTGCACGGAATAAGTGTTTATGTTAGGCAGGCTTTTTGATTCTTATATTCTGGCAATGTCCCATGCTTTGCAACCAATGTATTCTTTCTTTAAAATGTACACGTTAATACCATTAAAGAAGCCCTGACACGTTTAGTAAAGCAAGACTATGAAGCTAGGCTTCATTACCCTCCATCCCATccatgtcacccccccccccctcactgttGCACCATTTGCTGCTGAGTCCACAGCCCCCCACCCTCTTCCAGCTGTCACTGATTCAGGTCAAAGGTCGCAGCTCCAGTGCCAGCTGTCGGCTAGGTCATCAGCGAGCAATAACGCGGAGCTCGgcaaacacacactgacacatggCTCTCACTTACACCTACATGGGCGGAAAGTGAGCAGATGGGTATAATCATCATTTTCACTTCACGTTTTGCATGTATGCAACTGTATGGCCTCACTGATTATCTTTCAACATGCTTGCTAGCCTCTCTATCGCCCCCCTATCTCCTATCAAACCAGAGCACACAGCCACTTGTGCTAATCTGCTCTTTAAGTAGGAGGCTAAAAATATGTCGGACACGACAGGAAAAGATCGCGGCAGAGAAATTCCAGAGACACACAATATCCAGCATGATATTTACTTGTAAAATGTCAGAGCAGTATTCACTAGGTGATGCAATCCCAACTGATCTGTCTTTAGTTACATAGTGTCTTTTGGCCAAGATTTTACTTTTCGGTTAAAACTATAGACATATTTCATCTATTTAGTAGTTATCTGTCTTTGTACAGCCAAATGAGTCTAGCAGATAATTTGTACATATTTCAGAGTTTGTAAGAAATTACAAATATTGCTTTGATTTAGAATGCCGTTTTAAATTGGAGCTCTCTACAATAATAAAAGTTCCCCACAAGATTAAATAGtgataatataaatataaatataaataatataaaaatcgCCCTATCTACACTGCTAGATGTGGTTATATGGACATATGTGGACATATGgttgttaattt from Paramormyrops kingsleyae isolate MSU_618 chromosome 9, PKINGS_0.4, whole genome shotgun sequence carries:
- the rbfox1l gene encoding RNA binding protein fox-1 homolog 1-like, which gives rise to MLSSPTVILQPYGLPVYPQTASCYPSIVQGAPGQEAGPGSGDPSLPQVYAPPPSYPPPGQAPPTPASRLPPLDFSPAHPGSEYQDHHQLRVYQSSQHEGAETLAASGTDDPLAPVTSDPQALSVSVSSGGGAGGGAEDEGSGKAQPKRLHVSNIPFRFRDPDLRQMFGQFGKILDVEIIFNERGSKGFGFVTFENAMEADRAREKLNGTIVEGRKIEVNNATARVVTKKPQTPLVNAAGWKINPVMGAMYAPELYTVASFPYPVATPTLAYRGSALRGRGRAVYNTIRSAAAATPTAVPAYPGVVYQDGLYGAEVYGGYPAAYRVAQSASAATATYSDGYGRVYATAADPYHHTVGPTATYGVGTMASLYRGGYNRFTPY